Proteins encoded in a region of the Haloglomus salinum genome:
- a CDS encoding winged helix-turn-helix transcriptional regulator gives MNYARTRRGLVVLVTLLLGLSLVAPAAVAVGPHDDGGGGFGDGLSSDSDAESGDSLFSDSDSDSGSGSDSDSSGDTTTSGGDSSSDTSSSDTPSSDSDSSDSFGSDDDTDSSDSSDSFGSDDDTDSSDSSDSFGSDDDTNREILPSEGDDSLLRQSLPSLVSDSTTASLDSETVSETDLVNVDATSSTSGTGYQIELVELTASDDPILRLTATGGTTDGVATTLTTVSDALSDTGDRLTAGTSGPTDATADTARVASPRSRDPVVPAADAPAAVEPQAADADGSGDTGAMRQNAVGVEAPISPEDAPGGPAGAGAMVGLLGAAAAAATRQSGALSGMTGSLETTARTTAAAMPGSSYLDRLVRMLAPFRYSRYDDSDPLEHDAREAMFEVVEDSPGTYLSEIADRADIPLSTARHHIRVLEREDLVSGAKVRGKRRFYPAHTEGVELAAAMNDDSTAAVIDALARLGAASVSDLADELGKDPSTVTHHVQRLEEDEVVVRERDGRAVMNKLTAAARTMLEPEEPPAERPAAGEAMASD, from the coding sequence ATGAACTACGCACGTACACGACGTGGACTGGTGGTCCTCGTCACCCTCCTGCTCGGGCTGTCGCTCGTGGCGCCGGCCGCCGTAGCCGTCGGGCCCCACGATGACGGTGGGGGCGGTTTCGGCGATGGGCTGTCGTCGGATTCCGATGCCGAATCCGGCGATAGCTTGTTCTCGGACTCCGACTCGGATTCTGGTTCGGGGTCCGACTCCGATTCGAGTGGTGATACGACGACCAGTGGCGGCGACTCCTCCTCGGACACGTCTTCCTCCGACACGCCCTCGTCGGATTCGGACTCCTCTGATTCGTTCGGCTCGGATGATGATACCGACTCGTCGGACTCCTCTGATTCGTTCGGCTCGGATGACGATACCGACTCGTCGGACTCCTCTGACTCGTTCGGCTCGGATGATGATACCAACAGGGAGATACTCCCCAGCGAGGGCGACGACTCGCTGCTCCGGCAGTCACTGCCGTCGCTGGTCTCCGACTCGACGACGGCATCTCTCGACAGCGAGACGGTCAGCGAGACCGACCTCGTCAACGTGGATGCGACCTCGTCCACGAGCGGTACCGGCTACCAAATCGAACTCGTCGAGTTGACCGCCAGCGACGACCCGATTCTCCGGCTGACCGCTACCGGCGGGACGACCGACGGGGTTGCGACGACCCTCACGACGGTCTCCGACGCCCTGAGCGACACCGGTGACCGGCTCACCGCGGGCACGAGCGGGCCCACCGATGCGACGGCCGACACCGCTCGGGTGGCATCGCCCCGGTCCCGTGACCCGGTCGTCCCGGCCGCCGACGCCCCGGCCGCCGTCGAGCCACAAGCTGCGGACGCGGACGGGAGCGGCGATACGGGGGCGATGCGACAGAACGCCGTCGGGGTCGAGGCGCCCATCTCGCCCGAAGACGCTCCCGGCGGCCCAGCCGGAGCCGGCGCGATGGTCGGCCTCCTCGGAGCCGCTGCGGCCGCGGCCACCCGCCAGTCGGGTGCACTCTCGGGCATGACGGGGAGCCTCGAGACGACCGCCCGCACGACCGCGGCGGCGATGCCCGGCTCCAGCTACCTGGACCGCCTCGTCCGGATGCTGGCGCCGTTCCGCTACTCCCGGTACGACGACTCGGACCCGCTCGAACACGACGCCCGCGAGGCGATGTTCGAGGTCGTCGAGGACTCGCCGGGGACGTACCTCTCGGAGATCGCCGACCGGGCCGACATCCCGCTGTCGACGGCCCGCCACCACATCCGTGTGCTGGAGCGCGAGGACCTCGTCAGCGGGGCGAAGGTTCGCGGCAAGCGCCGGTTCTATCCCGCCCACACGGAGGGCGTCGAGCTGGCCGCGGCGATGAACGACGACTCCACCGCGGCGGTCATCGACGCGCTCGCCCGGCTGGGCGCGGCCTCGGTCAGCGACCTGGCCGACGAACTCGGGAAGGACCCCAGCACGGTCACCCATCACGTCCAGCGGCTGGAGGAGGACGAGGTGGTCGTGCGCGAGCGCGACGGCCGCGCCGTCATGAACAAGCTGACCGCCGCCGCCCGGACGATGCTGGAGCCCGAGGAGCCCCCCGCCGAGCGCCCGGCCGCGGGCGAGGCGATGGCCTCGGACTGA
- a CDS encoding HEAT repeat domain-containing protein: protein MGVPNDRVTALLEGETVEQRREAASRLVETTTGNPGLVAPALDRIVGALTDRDDRIRTAAARICFEVGTHDPTVIEPLLDDLLEGLDDPVASVRANVARPIAEVIVRDPAAHHSTAATLRNRLDDESESVRHSVAWALEWLATRHPTVVPAARLTDLLTDEHPPVRKHAARLCALVPHADGTRHERLVDLLSDESIPVRRAACLALGAADRLDSGAGSRSVLAQVARTDLNEGVRRAARRAVRESVYESATPVADPAPDASALAAVLVTGERALGRWVRVNDPDVTVRGGRFRGTVEAVDSLKGVITLRNEPVGYTLELRRSSDGWTGTYEGAERTGTLDLRPTTARKLDTARTPLRYVVEGDRLGFEVEGTPHSIEVTDRDTETGRLRGENWMQGYTVEFRPETTGPVRALFERGRAFEATDIALLTEAGSSLEE, encoded by the coding sequence ATGGGAGTGCCGAACGACCGTGTCACGGCGCTGCTCGAGGGCGAGACCGTCGAGCAACGCCGGGAGGCGGCGTCCCGGCTGGTCGAGACGACGACCGGGAACCCGGGACTCGTGGCCCCAGCCCTCGACCGGATCGTCGGTGCGCTGACCGACCGCGACGACCGCATCCGAACGGCGGCCGCACGTATCTGTTTCGAGGTCGGCACCCACGACCCGACCGTTATCGAGCCGCTGCTGGACGACCTTCTGGAGGGTCTGGACGACCCCGTGGCCAGCGTCCGCGCGAACGTCGCCCGCCCCATCGCGGAGGTCATCGTCCGGGACCCGGCGGCCCACCACTCGACGGCGGCCACGCTTCGAAACCGGCTCGACGACGAGTCCGAGAGCGTCCGCCACAGCGTCGCGTGGGCGCTGGAGTGGCTCGCCACCCGCCACCCGACGGTCGTCCCGGCGGCCCGGCTGACCGACCTCCTCACGGACGAGCACCCGCCGGTCCGCAAGCACGCCGCACGCCTCTGTGCCCTCGTCCCGCACGCGGACGGAACGCGACACGAGCGACTGGTCGACCTGCTGAGCGACGAGTCCATCCCCGTCCGCCGGGCCGCCTGCCTCGCGCTGGGCGCGGCTGACCGGCTCGATTCTGGGGCTGGCTCGCGGTCGGTGCTGGCACAGGTCGCCCGGACGGACCTGAACGAGGGCGTCCGGCGGGCCGCCCGGCGTGCGGTCAGGGAATCCGTCTACGAGTCGGCCACACCGGTGGCGGACCCCGCACCCGACGCGAGCGCGCTGGCGGCCGTTCTGGTGACCGGCGAGCGCGCACTCGGGCGCTGGGTCCGTGTCAACGACCCGGACGTCACCGTCCGGGGCGGCCGGTTCCGCGGAACCGTGGAGGCCGTCGACTCGCTGAAAGGCGTCATCACCCTCCGGAACGAGCCGGTCGGCTACACGCTGGAACTCCGCCGCAGCAGCGACGGCTGGACCGGAACCTACGAGGGTGCAGAACGAACCGGGACACTGGACCTCCGCCCGACCACCGCCCGGAAGCTGGACACCGCCCGGACGCCGCTGCGCTACGTGGTCGAGGGGGACCGTCTCGGGTTCGAGGTGGAGGGAACGCCACACTCCATCGAGGTGACCGACCGTGACACGGAGACCGGGCGGCTCCGTGGGGAGAACTGGATGCAGGGCTACACCGTCGAGTTCCGCCCGGAGACGACCGGCCCGGTGCGGGCGCTGTTCGAGCGTGGCCGGGCTTTCGAGGCGACGGATATCGCGTTGTTGACGGAAGCAGGGAGCAGCCTCGAGGAGTAG
- a CDS encoding thiamine pyrophosphate-dependent enzyme, whose translation MYRVIGERSLADTSLDADDVRALLRDVIRARVFDERALSLQRRGWMSGYPPYRGQEGSQVAAAHAMRGEDWLFPTYRTNAMALARGVPMSDVLLFRRGYPEFVSDHEVRLFPQAVPIATQLPHAVGFGMAIDYRNAVAPDPPRDDRTRDGAVAAGLVDPTDGPTDEAVVAYLGDGATSEGDTHEAMNVAGVFGAPVLFLCENNGWAISTPRERQTAADSIAKRAEAYGFAGRQVDGTDPLAVHEVVAEALASVRDGEPMLVESLVHRHGPHTTSDDPSRYEDRAAVAEWRTHDPLERLTEFARERDIADEAFVESAHDRAEHEADEAVATAEATAPPAVADLFDHSYADPPPRVRAQRAWLRERADEIEPGGPAWE comes from the coding sequence ATGTACCGCGTCATCGGGGAGCGGTCGCTCGCGGACACCTCGCTCGACGCCGACGACGTGCGTGCCCTCCTCCGCGACGTCATCCGTGCCCGCGTCTTCGACGAGCGGGCGCTCTCGCTCCAGCGCCGGGGCTGGATGTCCGGCTACCCGCCCTACCGGGGGCAGGAGGGGTCGCAGGTGGCGGCCGCCCACGCCATGCGCGGCGAGGACTGGCTGTTCCCGACCTACCGGACGAACGCGATGGCGCTCGCCCGCGGGGTTCCGATGAGCGACGTCCTCCTGTTCCGGCGCGGCTACCCGGAGTTCGTCTCCGACCACGAGGTTCGGCTCTTCCCGCAGGCGGTTCCCATCGCCACGCAGTTACCCCACGCCGTCGGCTTCGGGATGGCCATCGACTACCGGAACGCCGTCGCACCGGACCCACCGCGAGACGACCGGACGCGCGACGGGGCAGTGGCCGCCGGCCTCGTGGACCCCACCGACGGCCCGACCGACGAGGCGGTCGTCGCGTACCTGGGCGACGGCGCCACCTCCGAGGGCGACACCCACGAGGCGATGAACGTCGCGGGCGTGTTCGGCGCCCCGGTGCTGTTCCTCTGTGAGAACAACGGCTGGGCCATCTCGACGCCGCGCGAACGCCAGACCGCCGCCGACAGCATCGCGAAACGGGCCGAGGCGTACGGCTTCGCGGGCCGGCAGGTCGACGGGACGGACCCGCTGGCGGTCCACGAGGTCGTCGCGGAGGCGCTCGCGAGCGTGCGCGACGGCGAACCGATGCTGGTCGAGTCGCTCGTCCACCGGCACGGCCCGCACACGACCAGCGACGACCCCTCGCGCTACGAGGACCGCGCGGCGGTGGCCGAGTGGCGCACGCACGACCCGCTGGAGCGACTCACCGAGTTCGCCCGCGAGCGGGACATCGCGGACGAGGCGTTCGTCGAGTCGGCCCACGACCGGGCCGAGCACGAGGCCGACGAGGCCGTCGCGACCGCCGAGGCGACCGCGCCGCCCGCGGTCGCGGACCTGTTCGACCACTCGTACGCCGACCCGCCGCCACGGGTCCGCGCACAGCGCGCGTGGCTCCGCGAGCGCGCCGACGAAATCGAACCGGGCGGCCCGGCGTGGGAGTGA
- a CDS encoding A24 family peptidase, whose translation MFGSDIAQLVPPRTAYGTVADLLRLLLVPAFGYAAYRDIRTRRVDGRLWAPLVVIGVVALLLDFSRVGLTSFSGERLLFRTGLSLGLVGALGYLFWRLGAFGGADAKAIMTLSLCFPAYPDYALPLGFGTIPDHRATLGVFSLTILTNTVLAGLAYPLVLAAGNAVQGRFALPMFIGRPVSVGTLGETYGRLLETPDGFDRGGLDLDTLRMYLRWRGTTLSAVRNDPGTFRDPDSVPAPDARGDPTSGSVAEGEAVTDGGQPADAPPVPRVPTTDEPTKPAVRRVDEWGAATFLDDVGYAYGATAVDIREALDLLSDAECERVWVSPGIPFVVPMFGGLLVSLVVGDVLFLLLGLG comes from the coding sequence GTGTTCGGGTCCGATATCGCCCAGCTGGTGCCGCCACGGACCGCTTACGGGACGGTGGCGGACCTGCTCCGGCTGCTGCTCGTGCCGGCGTTCGGCTACGCCGCCTACCGCGACATCCGGACCCGGCGGGTCGACGGGCGCCTGTGGGCCCCGCTCGTCGTCATCGGCGTCGTGGCGCTGTTGCTCGACTTCTCGCGCGTCGGGCTGACCTCGTTCTCCGGGGAGCGGCTGCTGTTCCGCACCGGTCTGTCGCTCGGGCTGGTCGGGGCGCTGGGCTACCTGTTCTGGCGGCTGGGCGCGTTCGGCGGCGCGGACGCGAAGGCCATCATGACGCTCTCGCTGTGTTTCCCGGCGTATCCCGACTACGCGCTCCCGCTCGGGTTCGGCACCATCCCCGACCACCGCGCGACGCTGGGCGTGTTCTCGCTCACCATCCTCACGAACACGGTGCTGGCGGGGCTGGCCTATCCGCTCGTGCTGGCCGCCGGGAACGCCGTTCAGGGCCGGTTCGCGCTTCCGATGTTCATCGGCCGACCCGTCAGCGTTGGCACGCTCGGGGAGACGTACGGCCGGCTGCTGGAGACGCCCGACGGCTTCGACCGCGGCGGGCTGGACCTCGATACGCTCCGGATGTACCTCCGCTGGCGCGGGACGACGCTGTCGGCGGTCCGGAACGACCCGGGGACGTTCCGCGACCCCGACTCGGTTCCGGCGCCCGACGCGCGTGGCGACCCGACCAGCGGCTCCGTCGCGGAGGGCGAGGCGGTGACCGATGGGGGACAACCGGCCGACGCCCCGCCCGTCCCTCGCGTGCCGACGACGGACGAGCCCACCAAGCCGGCCGTCCGCCGGGTCGACGAGTGGGGTGCGGCGACGTTCCTCGACGACGTGGGCTACGCCTACGGCGCGACGGCGGTCGACATCCGCGAGGCGCTCGACCTCCTCTCGGACGCCGAGTGCGAGCGGGTGTGGGTGTCGCCGGGCATCCCGTTCGTCGTCCCCATGTTCGGGGGGCTGCTCGTCTCGCTCGTCGTCGGGGACGTGCTGTTCCTGCTGCTCGGGCTGGGGTGA
- the hisI gene encoding phosphoribosyl-AMP cyclohydrolase, translating to MSETESVATDLAVDLDFGDDGLVPAVAQDAESGAVLMLAYVDEEALAATRETGYAHYHSRSRDELWKKGGSSGHVQRVREVRVDCDGDALLYRVEQEGGACHTGFESCFYRTLDGEQVGERVFDPDSVYDETDDDGDDED from the coding sequence ATGAGCGAGACCGAGTCCGTGGCGACCGACCTCGCCGTCGACCTGGATTTCGGCGACGACGGGCTGGTCCCCGCCGTCGCCCAGGACGCCGAGAGCGGCGCGGTGCTGATGCTGGCCTATGTCGACGAGGAGGCCCTGGCCGCCACCCGCGAGACGGGCTACGCCCACTACCACTCCCGGTCGCGCGACGAACTCTGGAAGAAGGGCGGCTCCAGCGGCCACGTCCAGCGTGTGCGCGAGGTCCGGGTGGACTGCGACGGTGACGCCCTCCTCTACCGCGTCGAACAGGAGGGCGGCGCCTGCCACACCGGCTTCGAGAGCTGTTTCTACCGGACCCTCGACGGCGAACAGGTCGGCGAGCGTGTCTTCGACCCGGACAGTGTGTACGACGAGACCGACGACGACGGGGACGACGAGGACTGA
- a CDS encoding DUF7118 family protein — MADTTSRTAGDGDERAESLIADLDAADTEFERLRERVDEYGVDALDRVAGACEQVDRLFERYEDRATDYDDFQGYVEFQDTFVEFVADLPEDLPARDAFEAADETFQRSRLKEKHFEQAREDLQPARELAQLYQDWQDVRQRYSDARYAVAQRLETIETRIADLEQTLEWGEADLGASVERLRDPIETYDGAVREAFTDLRRDAPARETLDVLAAAADEPLLDARRPPSRLLEYVHEHEVGEESVTKLLEYAGYSNSKLSHYVDDPAAFQRCVAANETYLDRLDAGSLTVGWPPPAAEELRWWADAAESVVRRFAPEDVVAALRVVRELTHDAEYGRLQTAAVARAELGERERERLRNGAVEADLAAAREARDLLVSALDEHPPLEDRRT; from the coding sequence ATGGCCGACACGACGTCGAGAACGGCCGGTGACGGTGACGAGCGCGCCGAGTCCCTCATCGCGGACCTCGACGCGGCCGACACGGAGTTCGAGCGCCTCCGCGAGCGTGTCGACGAGTACGGCGTCGACGCACTCGACCGCGTCGCGGGCGCGTGCGAGCAGGTCGACCGGCTGTTCGAGCGCTACGAGGACCGTGCCACCGACTACGACGATTTCCAGGGGTACGTGGAGTTCCAGGACACGTTCGTCGAGTTCGTCGCTGACCTGCCCGAGGACCTGCCCGCCCGGGACGCGTTCGAGGCCGCCGACGAGACGTTCCAGCGCTCTCGCCTGAAGGAGAAGCACTTCGAACAGGCGCGCGAGGACCTCCAGCCCGCCCGCGAACTGGCGCAGCTGTACCAGGACTGGCAGGACGTCCGCCAGCGCTACAGCGACGCCCGATACGCGGTCGCACAGCGACTGGAGACCATCGAGACGCGCATCGCGGACCTCGAACAGACGCTCGAGTGGGGCGAGGCGGACCTGGGCGCGTCGGTCGAGCGCCTGCGCGACCCCATCGAGACGTACGACGGCGCCGTCCGCGAGGCGTTCACCGACCTCCGGCGGGACGCACCGGCGCGGGAGACGCTCGACGTCCTCGCTGCGGCGGCCGACGAGCCGCTGTTGGACGCCCGTCGCCCGCCCAGCCGCCTGCTGGAGTACGTCCACGAGCACGAGGTGGGTGAGGAGTCGGTGACGAAACTGCTGGAGTACGCGGGTTACTCGAACTCGAAACTGAGCCACTACGTCGACGACCCGGCGGCGTTCCAGCGGTGCGTGGCCGCCAACGAGACCTATCTCGACCGGCTCGACGCCGGGTCGCTGACGGTGGGCTGGCCGCCGCCGGCCGCCGAGGAGCTGCGCTGGTGGGCCGACGCGGCCGAATCGGTCGTCCGCCGGTTCGCCCCGGAGGACGTGGTTGCGGCACTTCGGGTGGTCCGGGAGCTGACCCACGACGCCGAGTACGGCCGCCTGCAGACGGCCGCCGTCGCGCGCGCTGAACTGGGCGAGCGCGAGCGCGAGCGCCTACGGAACGGCGCAGTGGAGGCCGACCTCGCCGCGGCGCGCGAGGCGCGGGACCTGCTCGTCAGCGCGCTGGACGAGCACCCGCCGCTGGAGGACCGCCGGACCTAG
- a CDS encoding zinc-binding dehydrogenase — MKAVYYEEHGDTDVIQYDELPDPEVGRDECLVEMKAGGLNHLDVWTRRGMPSPGEFPHIPGSDGAGVVQEVGEDVTRFEAGDRVAVAPATSCGTCEFCRDGDYSLCENFMLIGEHTTGVHSELSALHEDNLVPIPDDVSFVRAAAAPLVFQTAWRMLTTRAEVQQGENVLVHGASGGVGHAAVQIAANAGAEVWATASSDAKLELAAECGADHLINYDEDDFVSAIKGDTDGRGADVVVDHIGAATWQDSITACTQGARLVTCGATTGPNPETDITQIFWKQLDIMGSTMGTPGEMDDVLSLVWDGTLTPYVRDVLPMSETDRAHEMLQDREGFGSVVVVPDDEYEAGTYEDVTGSV; from the coding sequence ATGAAGGCAGTCTATTACGAGGAGCACGGCGACACCGACGTCATCCAGTACGACGAGCTGCCGGACCCCGAGGTCGGCCGCGACGAGTGTCTGGTCGAGATGAAGGCGGGGGGCCTGAACCACCTCGACGTCTGGACCCGGCGCGGGATGCCGAGCCCCGGCGAGTTCCCACACATCCCCGGGAGCGACGGCGCGGGCGTCGTCCAGGAGGTTGGCGAGGACGTGACCCGGTTCGAGGCAGGCGACCGCGTGGCCGTCGCGCCCGCCACCTCCTGTGGCACGTGCGAGTTCTGCCGGGACGGCGACTACTCGCTGTGTGAGAACTTCATGCTCATCGGCGAGCACACGACCGGCGTCCACTCGGAGCTGTCGGCGCTGCACGAGGACAACCTCGTCCCCATCCCCGACGACGTCAGCTTCGTCCGGGCGGCGGCCGCGCCGCTCGTCTTCCAGACCGCGTGGCGGATGCTCACCACGCGCGCCGAGGTTCAGCAGGGCGAGAACGTCCTCGTCCACGGCGCCTCCGGCGGCGTGGGCCACGCCGCGGTCCAGATCGCCGCCAACGCCGGCGCCGAGGTGTGGGCCACCGCGTCCAGCGACGCGAAACTCGAACTGGCCGCCGAGTGTGGCGCCGACCACCTCATCAACTACGACGAGGACGACTTCGTGAGCGCTATCAAGGGCGACACCGACGGCCGCGGCGCGGACGTGGTAGTCGACCACATCGGCGCGGCGACGTGGCAGGACTCCATCACGGCCTGCACGCAGGGTGCGCGCCTCGTCACCTGCGGCGCGACGACCGGCCCGAACCCGGAGACGGACATCACCCAGATATTCTGGAAGCAGCTGGACATCATGGGCTCGACGATGGGCACGCCTGGCGAGATGGACGACGTCCTCTCGCTGGTGTGGGACGGCACGCTCACGCCGTACGTCCGCGACGTGCTGCCGATGAGCGAGACCGACCGCGCCCACGAGATGCTGCAGGACCGCGAGGGCTTCGGGAGTGTGGTGGTGGTCCCCGACGACGAGTACGAGGCGGGCACGTACGAGGACGTGACCGGCAGCGTCTGA
- a CDS encoding MogA/MoaB family molybdenum cofactor biosynthesis protein — translation MTDDADADHEPDHSHGSHDGHDHDDHGHSHDHDDHDDHGHSHDHDDHDDHGHSHDHDDHHAHDIEALSVGVVTVSSSRSVKDDPAGDAIVAAFEDAGHEVAVRELVNDDLDGIQSTVDRLVAREDVNTVVTTGGTGVTPDDVTIDAVRPVLRTELPGFGELFRRLSYDEVGTRVVGTRALAGIARGVPVFCIPGSENAARLGTEEIIVPEAPHLSGLARRDEEDDEENGDEDDETA, via the coding sequence ATGACCGATGACGCCGATGCCGACCACGAACCCGACCACAGCCATGGCAGCCACGACGGACACGACCACGACGACCACGGGCACTCACACGACCACGACGACCACGACGACCACGGGCACTCACACGACCACGACGACCACGACGACCACGGGCACTCACACGACCACGACGACCACCACGCCCACGACATCGAGGCCCTCTCTGTCGGCGTGGTCACCGTCTCCTCGTCGCGGAGCGTGAAGGACGACCCCGCGGGCGACGCCATCGTGGCGGCGTTCGAGGATGCGGGACACGAGGTCGCGGTCCGCGAACTCGTCAACGACGACCTCGATGGCATCCAGTCGACGGTCGACCGGCTGGTCGCGCGCGAGGACGTGAACACGGTCGTCACCACCGGTGGGACGGGGGTCACGCCGGACGACGTGACCATCGACGCCGTGCGGCCGGTCCTCCGGACGGAGTTGCCGGGGTTCGGGGAGCTGTTCCGGCGGCTCTCCTACGACGAGGTCGGGACGCGAGTTGTCGGAACGCGCGCGCTCGCGGGCATCGCGCGCGGCGTCCCCGTTTTCTGTATCCCCGGGAGCGAGAACGCCGCACGGCTCGGGACCGAGGAGATAATCGTCCCAGAGGCGCCCCACCTGTCCGGGCTGGCCCGGCGCGACGAGGAAGACGACGAGGAGAACGGGGACGAGGACGACGAGACGGCCTGA
- the rtcA gene encoding RNA 3'-terminal phosphate cyclase: protein MLDLDGSAGGGQLLRTALALSAVTGRAFEMTGIRGDRPEPGLKSQHLAAVEAVAAACDAEVTDAEYGSEALTFEPGPVHPGEYEVDIGTAGSVLLVFDALVPLSAALDEGEDLVVRATGGTDVKWAPTTDHYRQVKLPLARRAGLDARVAVSRHGFYPAGGGEASFRLGSADLQPLELRDIGPTERLDVHAVAAEPLVDADVAERGARAARQSLRDLTPLPVGTHPEYVETDSPGAVLTVVAHGTDGRAGFTGLGEKGKPMEEVAGDAVGAFDRFRRAGGTAEEGPAVDSHTADQLAVVLALAGGRLTTRRLTDHLRTNRDLVAAFGGGLELAGGDPAVVRCDDPLDI, encoded by the coding sequence ATGCTCGACCTCGACGGGAGCGCTGGCGGCGGTCAGCTCCTCCGGACGGCGCTCGCACTCTCGGCGGTCACCGGCCGTGCATTCGAGATGACCGGCATCCGAGGGGACCGCCCGGAACCGGGGCTCAAATCACAGCACCTCGCCGCGGTCGAGGCCGTCGCGGCCGCCTGCGACGCCGAGGTGACGGACGCAGAATACGGCTCGGAGGCGCTGACGTTCGAGCCCGGACCCGTCCACCCGGGGGAGTACGAGGTGGATATCGGGACGGCGGGGAGTGTGCTGCTGGTGTTCGATGCACTCGTACCGCTCTCGGCTGCCCTCGACGAGGGCGAGGACCTCGTCGTGCGTGCAACCGGCGGCACGGACGTGAAGTGGGCCCCCACGACCGACCACTACCGGCAGGTGAAGCTCCCGCTCGCACGCCGCGCCGGCCTCGATGCCCGCGTAGCCGTCTCGCGGCACGGGTTCTACCCAGCCGGCGGCGGCGAGGCCAGTTTCCGACTCGGGAGCGCCGACCTCCAGCCGCTCGAACTCCGGGACATCGGACCGACCGAGCGGCTCGACGTCCACGCCGTCGCGGCGGAGCCCCTCGTGGATGCCGATGTGGCCGAGCGGGGCGCCCGGGCGGCCCGCCAGTCGCTCCGCGACCTGACCCCGCTCCCGGTCGGAACCCACCCCGAGTACGTCGAGACCGACTCCCCGGGCGCCGTCCTGACGGTGGTGGCCCACGGCACGGACGGCCGGGCCGGCTTCACGGGCCTCGGGGAGAAGGGCAAACCGATGGAGGAGGTGGCCGGCGATGCCGTCGGCGCGTTCGACCGATTCCGGCGGGCGGGCGGGACGGCCGAGGAGGGGCCGGCCGTCGACAGCCATACGGCCGACCAGCTCGCGGTGGTGCTGGCGCTGGCCGGCGGCCGCCTGACGACCCGCCGGCTCACCGACCACCTGCGGACGAACCGCGACCTCGTGGCAGCGTTCGGCGGCGGCCTGGAACTCGCGGGCGGTGACCCGGCCGTCGTTCGCTGTGACGACCCGCTCGACATCTGA
- a CDS encoding 5-formyltetrahydrofolate cyclo-ligase: protein MDKQSLRKRVWDALEDEGAARFPFPPHGRIPNFAGADRAAERLAETDAWRTAETVKANPDAPQLPVRRAALRAGKTVYMAVPRLRDERCFLELDPDALDDYDAATTVSGIGEHGRQVPPDAMPDIDLVVSGSVAVSESGARVGKGEGFSDLEWAVLRELGLVDDGTPVATTVHELQVREEDWATDAHDVPLDLVVTPERTVETGSVGKPRGIDWSLLSETDIDEMPVLGRFRDGSD from the coding sequence ATGGACAAGCAGTCACTCCGCAAGCGGGTGTGGGACGCCCTCGAGGACGAGGGAGCGGCCCGGTTCCCGTTCCCGCCGCATGGTCGCATCCCCAATTTCGCGGGTGCCGACCGAGCGGCCGAGCGCCTCGCCGAGACCGACGCGTGGCGCACGGCCGAGACGGTGAAGGCGAACCCGGACGCCCCCCAGCTTCCGGTCCGCCGGGCCGCGCTCCGGGCGGGCAAGACCGTCTACATGGCGGTCCCGCGGTTGCGTGACGAGCGGTGCTTCCTCGAACTCGACCCCGACGCGCTGGATGATTACGACGCAGCCACGACCGTCAGCGGCATCGGCGAGCACGGCCGGCAGGTCCCCCCCGACGCGATGCCCGACATCGACCTCGTCGTCTCGGGGAGCGTCGCCGTCTCCGAGTCGGGCGCACGGGTCGGCAAGGGCGAGGGATTCAGCGACCTGGAGTGGGCCGTGCTACGGGAACTGGGGCTGGTGGACGATGGAACGCCCGTTGCGACGACTGTCCACGAGTTGCAGGTGCGCGAGGAGGACTGGGCGACCGACGCCCACGACGTGCCGCTGGACCTCGTCGTCACGCCCGAGCGGACGGTGGAGACGGGGAGCGTGGGGAAGCCGAGGGGTATCGACTGGTCGTTGCTCTCGGAGACAGATATCGATGAGATGCCCGTACTCGGGCGGTTCCGGGACGGTAGCGACTGA